The DNA sequence tccatgttcaagggccaaaagtacatgcaggaaacacctcatatttacttttggcccttgaacattgatacagccttgtaggtgtagactttatattgaatggtttgcttcatccatgttcaaaagggcaaaaagtaaaagtacatatgaggtttttccgcTATatgtatttataacattcggctgaAGCTGCGCAAAgctcaatagtgctcagaggctactgaATTAAAGGTATGCCAAccgaatatgacgggacagggatatgggaagagggcTGAATTTATATTAGGactagaagcaggaggaaaaccgtaGCACCCACAAGAAGCCGGccaggacgagcatggatcggcaaccaaactcacaagTGGCAATGCAAGGAATTGAAGCCGGACGGCGGTGGTGAGGGGCGAATGAGAAGACCACCACACTAACCCGTATAAACTGCAAACTAAATTACAGACTTAGGAGTGGACAAGGTTCATGTTTTTGCACCCTATAACAAATTacacagtccaacctctcttatctggaGCTTATACAGATCTCTCTGTTATCGGGCTGCGTGATCTTTGTAGAAAAACATGTTCATAATACTTTTACACCTTCAATTCATGCTCTGAACCATTTGGAAGGACATTTATTTCTGTTTCACTCATTTATATATCACTCAAAACCCATCTTGCAGTGTTAGTACCCCATGAGTAATCTTTATTTGTCCCAAATTAAGCGCTTCACTCTTATGCATAACAACTTGCAGAGATGCCGCTTTTCCGGAAAAccggatttttgaaaatttgacaaattttccagaaaaaatttaaaaaaaaaattatttactttggagaaccactggacttaTTCTGatgtgctaggatcattcacagttattaatttgaagaagaaaaaattggtaaaaaaattaagaaaaaattagtttgttatccttaatatgcaaaccacaaactaatgtttacctctttatctatcatattataaatgcatggaaaaccaatgttCAGGAAATGTTTTAGCAACTCTGTGGCATCTCTGAACTTGTAATTTCCTTATCCAGATTTGTCACCTATCCGGCCAGTCCCATCATGGCCAGATAAAAGTGGTTGGACTGTATTATGTCTTTCAAAAGTTTCCTATTTGAAAACTCTGTATTCTAATCTTGTTTCTACCCCGCATTAACAGGAGTCTGAAGACTTCCAGACAAGGAAAGCCTTAGTAGAGAACCTTATCAAGCAACATGGTGCTGCACTAGTGCATGGAATCATTGATGCCTGCGTCTTCTATCTGCCATCCTATATGATGCCTGACCATGCAGAGGTTCTCTTTGATCTTATGCAAGTAGATAGGCAGGTAAGCGTTTCTCAAGTGTGACAGTAGAAACAGGGATGTGAGGTTTCTACTggatggtactacaccccttgatgggtgtgtgactatttttgtagttTTCTCGGGGGATAGTCGTGCATGGGTGGGAGGAGTCGTGTGtgttgtggggggggggtgtccgGTTGCTGCGCTGGAATTTTCGGTGGCTCAGGAGGGCggtgcatttgttttgttttaggaaggaggtaccactagaatgtacctctttTTCTTGACATATGGGATGGGCCGCTGGTCTTGAGTCGCTGGGTTTTCGGTGGGGAGATTGGGCTCCTTGCCCTTGTAGTGTGCATGGCTTTTTGTTGCCGGTGTGTGGTTGTTTCTTGGGAGGAGTGCGAAACTGGTCACGGGATTTGTCAGGGGGTGTGGTACCACCTTGATGTGTGTAATATCATATGTAAAGTGCAATCCaaatatttctttacttttgtaccTTTAAGTCTTAGGCTCATCAAGGACCACAGTGGAAATAAGTGTGcttttaaatgtattcttttctgtgttttttatccttggtttgaatcctaaataaaatgaaatgaaatgaaatgtaagGTTTTTGGATTTTTAATGTGAGCAATGCGAGTattctggatttttttttctagtaATATTTCCAGAGAAATTATTGTCAGTGTTCTAAATTGGTAAATTATCGGTATTTTACATCGGTAATTACCTGGTTATTTAACAAATTTTATTTTACcgaaaaataagtaaaatataaagTGATTCTAGACTTAAAGAAAATCTCAGGTAATCAAAACATTATGCCTTACATGTtaggaaaattattatcaagcacaaatcacatggttttatttcaaacaactcatattgaccataaaaacgaataaaaacagctgtGTCTTAACACCCGATATATTGAAATTCCTGGGGCACCAaaattgtctggtgcaatgatgtcccagtaatacaatgaaggctgccaacagttgagcacaaataaccatgacgtcattgccctagacaattttgaatatcgcgtgttgagagacgactgtttttattcgttttttttatggtcaatatgagtttgttttaaataaacctAGTGATTCATGCTTCataaattatttttctaacatacagggtgtcccagaatgatttacaCTATGttgatatcaaaaatatatagtgaacagtgtatctaattttaataagtgcaatacaatgacacatatGTCTCCTGCTTATATTGACTTtgatggaaatagcttgattcgttttgctattactgaaaattgacgaaaactgcatgtgcgTAATTTACAGcacaaaggcatcataacacatggatccttgaTCACCaccgtccagccgcactgtgcgatatattggagaaatcctacattcttttataggaaatacaccaaatttggcacagatgtagagcttacaatgctgaataattcttgatatgggattaagtgaaatgGGTTTATTTGGGCAAAAGTATTTTGCAATTTTATCCTAGTTTGCATGTTATTTCCTACAAAAAATGGCCATATTTCATTTTAGAGACATCCCAACATTCAATTTAGAAAAGGTAAGGTGGAATACCCAGCAAAGTAAGGCTAATTTTAAGTTAAGCCTCTGGCATGCATAGGTAAGATTTCAGAAACTTTGATGTAGACTCCTCCTGTTTACTGTCATTTACTGGAATGTGACAAAATCCTGGATTCGCAAAATTAAGTACTCACGAAAATGGTGAATATCGGCGATCCGCGAAATAAAGTACCTGTgaaatttaagtgttttacagtacATTGTACAAGAATGTTTCAACATTTTTACTTGCAGACCAAAGGAACTTTTTGTTTTTGCAAAGTCAGCAGGCCTGCATgcatatatatgtacatgtagccTATCATTCAAAGGAGATGTTTGAGAATAagcatttaaaaataattatacatcTGGTATCGTGCAGGTCATTATTTACcaaatgttatattatttatgCACAACTCAAAACTTGCATAATTTGTTGcatcatttttaaaaaaaaaaaaaaaaaaacttgatgaATAAAAGTGCTACATGTAAGGACCTTTTCCTGAAGCAAACCTTTTGATTTACTAACCATGCATAATGTTTTTGATACCTTtctctttttgagacctttttggaccatttggcctccTTTATTGCATTaaactattaattttgatcaaaacaaaaggTACTATATTAAGATGTCCTGAATACTAGTATCAATTAATCTCATTTAGTataatatgtattccaagtaaaacagcattgcctgaaggaaaccttttgattttctAACCATGCATAGTGTTTTTTGAGAACTACTAGTACTAGTAGCAATCAATCTTACTTAGTATACCataaacattcgcctaatggcgctatgggctcccttgacataactggaattttagacataaACTAAAAGTGCCAACCCATAAAAATCTCACCagtaaataagggcacatacccttaattcttgttgggatttttagaggagggagctctccttttgtacatgaaatttaccccaaggcaaaggagcccaggtgcgccattaggctaaCGCTTCTGTAATATGTCAGAATTTTCTGAAGGAAACCTTTCAATTTTCGAACCATACATCTTGTTTTAAGACATCTCAAAAATATCTTTTCCTTTGGTGTCTTTTATTTTGAaccaaattttacggtaaattaACTCAAGTGTGcatgtgtttgtatgtatgtatgtatacattACATATAACCTTGAGATGGATGAATGTTTTTAaacttaccgtatttcgtcaaatagtcaccccccctcaaataaacgccccccaccacttttttcaaccaagatgtttcaaaaatgccgatatttccatgctatcttgtgtagtaagcttaccaagttgcccacatggtcggtaatagcgtcaataattggcgaaaatctggattggaaacccggaggtgcagaagtcagtgtttctagttcatagttcgtcattttagcgtgtgttttaagtatacctaatgattttaacgggaattatcgttcttaaattgaccttgaataaacgacccccttgggaaaatgtaacgaaatacggtatgtcaaATAATTGAGATAAAACTTGGTATTACATCAAGAATCTTGCTCATTGGAATCAATTGGAAGGCATTTCTTTACAATACATTCAGTGCTaattattgcaatgtttttgtttCTACTTGTTCATTGTAGTCTGTGTGTACATGGTTAGAGGTAGCTCTTAAAACCCTGCCAGCTGAGTACTCTGATGGACGTATTAACGCAACGCAAAAACAGTTGACAGATTTCCACAAAGCAGTCACAAGGTAAGTTGTGAAACATGAAATTTGTAGCTCTTAAATCAAATGTGAATCcactttttattgatttttccccgccccctgaaattcactttgcccccccccccctcccatgcccctcaaaaaaatcctggcaccaCTGATTATGTAAGGCTTATGTCGGTAATTGTAGTTTGGATTTAGAGGGAGGACATTTAGAAAAACTGAATTGATATGCATCGCTGAGTGACGAGCAATTGGCACCTGACCAATGAGGTAACGTACACAACAAAAatcgctctacctcattggccaAAAACTATCGCTAAgcaatatacgctggcgaagtgacgtaataaatcggattaagggatctaaaatgagcgtttattgcgtttcgacagtattttttgtgggacatgagagcacctcagacctatcgaattgcattctgaatacgaagcatgtctttctgatatcaaataattttcattttttgaaaatcacaatataatacaaattttatgacaaattataaaaatttgatatttttcaaattttgatatataacagtcctcggtaaattatataaatctaatgacatattcttaaagtgtatgtagcagggaggaaaagtttacagtcaattgaaaattttgacctttcatattgaagatatggatttttcccaaaagacctaaatattttttggtgttttgggaaaaaaatccatatcttcaatacgaaggtcaaaattttcaattgatcgtcggcttttcatcccacctacatacactttaagtataaatcatcagatttataaagtttacttcaagtactgttaagtatcaaaatatcaattttaatgatttgccataaaatgtgtattaaattgcgaatttcaaaaatcaaaattatttgatatcagaatgacattcttcgtattcagaatgcaattcgatatatctgatgtgctctaatgtcccacaataaatactgtccaaacgttcataccccagcccttaactaccatagcaataggtgaaaacaattttgaatatatcgtgttgcactacaagcaggttttactcatcatctgtgtatgtctgcagccatagattgaatacaatatcagTCTTttaagatactaatcttacaggtgcaagtgaacagcatgatatggttcaatggagaggtaccgcatgaatgtatcagtgcagcgcagtatattaaaaaattgttttgacctattgctatggtagttaatccgattattacatcacttcgccagcgtatactatAAATTCAACTTAAAACAATATTGGTGGAAAATATTGGTATGATTCTCAACAGAAGCTAAAAATAAGGAGTGATATAACAGGCCAAATGAGAAAGAAAACAGAGAAGATGCAAAAAGTATGGGTGGCCATTCAGGTCAAACAGAAAAGATTTATGTTGTCTTGAAAATATTAATGAACCATGCCATAAAATTTTTTTATATATCCCCTACAGTGCTGAAGAACTGAAAGCAGTCACCTATGCAGTAAGAGACTTCTGTCGACTCTTCAGGTAAAACCAAGCATCTCTTGTACATGTAACGGACTATGATTATTTGCTACCTGCATAAATCCATTAAGAATATTATATGAGTTGGAAGACGACTTGCTTGTTGCATCGTGGCTGCTGCTTGAGACGTTTGAAACTGACACAAAAGCATGGTGGCTTACCAGCTACATTCAGCTTGATGGGGTGGTGCAAAACAAAATTGTATGTTGTCGGTTTTAAGAGAACATTGTTTTTAGGGGCgggaaataatttatttttattagtGGAAACAGGGCAACCAACGATATCTGACGCAAGACGGGAGGAGTGTTTGAGAAGATGTTCTTTCGTGGTGTTTTGTACAAAATGTGGCCAAACTTCCTCCATATTGGATTGAGATTTAGTAATGCTTGTAAAAGTGTGAGTTATAAACTTTGCAGGAAATGACATATTTTTAGTTAGATGCAAGTTTCTATCATCATGACACCGGCTATTTCATTGCATTTCTAATCActgtaaaaaaatattacaaatattagtTTTAAGTTGGAAATTCCTTTTTGTCTTTTTAACTATGCATtttaattatgaatattaatgaactatTATTAACCTTTGATAACGATACATCGATAGCAGTAGCACTTAATTGGTCATGTGTGACTAGCTTGTGAGGTTCAGTGGTTGAAATTTGATTGTGATCATATCATATTGCTGGTCTGGTAATTTGAACAGAAAGAGAAATAATGTTATTTTTCTGGTTTTTCGCATGCTGATGAATCCCAGATTAACTATAAACTGACCCTTTGTATTAAACTGACTATAGAGGGTGATATTTCATATATTTTCTCATACTGATGAATCCTAGATAACTGTAAACTGACCCTTTGTATGAAACTGACTGTAGAGCAGTAGCATAggcagaggggggggggcagagttctgacaaaaaaaaaacgaAAGAGAAAAGTCTGACTAAAAAGGAAATCTTTTAACAAAAAATGGAacagaaaatcgggaaggcaaaaaAAACCGATATATGTATATCCCATCAATAATATCAAGTTAAAATGATGCAACTGggatttttttgtctttgcccaaATGTTCCCCCACCAAGAAGGCTGTGCTCCTGCTGTAGAGGGCGATGTTTTCACATTCGGTCTCATACTGTCGAACCCCAGATCAACTATAAACTGTCCCTGGCTATTAAACTGACTGTAGTGGGCGTTgtttatacattttttcccataCTATCGGATCACATTGCAGAGAAGTATATAATTTTTTGCAGTTCAAAGCCCTCTCTTTATGCCATGGTGAGCACTCTTGTAGGACACTACCACAGGTTATATATATAGGAATTGGTATGCTTAAAAATAGATAACATAAATTTGAGATATTTTCGAGGATACATGCCTCATCTTGCAGCCTTATACATATACATAGATAATAGTAAAGTTGATTTTAACAATATGTGTTGCCATTTTCAGCTTGGATATCTGGCGTAAGTCTAGAAACTCAGTGGGTGGTCTGCCTATAGGTTTCAATGGCAACATGGCAAATGTCACCATTTTTCTgctgaaaatttgtattttttggttGAGTTTTACTAATGTATACCTTAATTACAAGAAAAGATCTGTAATTCTTTCGAGTCCGATGTAAAAGTATtaataaatattgttttgtgcattgtatgtgaaacaataatatgatattttgcagGAAGCTGTTGATGTAAAATTCACTAAAATGTCccaaataatttgtttgtgtgtgtagcTGCCACTGGGTTCATGGTTCTAAAATGGCTGCCCTTGTGACCTATACTTTATATTatctatgtatattatagggctgTTTAATATGATACAGTCAATGAAGAAAACTTGCATTTAGCAAAATAAAAACAAGAGAAAATGTTTCAAGGAAAATTTTTCAGAGCAAAATATTATTCAATATATTACTTTTACAATTATTAGGGGATTATCTACTCCGGGTCTCATTTTGAAACTGATGTCGTAGTTGCTGTTTCTGCATGCATGTGACTTAGTTCTTCAAAAATGACTATCAGCATAGGTTAAAATCTATTAACAGCGAGGCCTCGTTGTTCGCCTTCgccgagccccccccccccacatagccGAGGTCACGGCCTTCGGCCTCGCTTCTCGGCAACCCTGTCTAGAGTGCTCTCATGAACACTTAGATCCAGGATAGTGGTGATGAATTACATTAGGTACTCAAAGTGTGCCAGCATTTGTATATAAAACTTTAAGCAGTTCGATTTGGATCAAACAGCATTCATGGAAAAAATCCCAGTGTTTAATGCAGCTTTGGCTAGGCCATAATTTTCATTGCTATTTGATTGCATGCCCTTTCTATGCCACTAATGCTATTTAACATAAAAACATTAGTTTCATTGTGAAATGCAGTGAGTACAAAGTACCACATCGGACTACTTTGCAGTCCTCTTTTCTCCTCTGTTTGAGGGATACATGCAACAGTTTAAAGGGTGATTGCCAGTTTAACAAGTGGACTTGTCACTTTTAATTTCATCAGGATGGGTTTAAAAACTGCCATTAAGAATATGAACGTTTTGTTAATTGTTaataaattttaatcaaatcacATGATTTAGAACATTTTTAGACTTGTTTAACTTGAGGATGTTACATTACACTCGgcttcagagaagaacggcagtcccttgctcagttTGACACGAGCGTCCTGTATAATGAGGGACATACGCAGAGCTTTGTGTGCGTTGACCAACGTTTTGACGCGAATTGGGCCAATCAGATTACaggattgtcagatgattgaatcagccaatcagaaccccacttttgtgtttacgctgtgcacacTCTCAGAATGTAAACAACCTGCTGTTCTTCTTGGCCAGAAACTATGTCTTCAAATGGGCTAGTGGAAAGTCCACTCCATACATGACTTGGACAGTATAAAGCCAAATGGATTCAACAGCACTATATACAGCATAAGCTCAGTTAGAAATAAATGATGATATCATGACATGGTGCTGTCACTTTGTCTTGTCAGTTCCATGATAAAAAATGAAGTTCACTATGGAGTAGTGTACTACTTcattcagggctgtcaactttttggaattgcttggcgtgagacagagccgtACCGGGATTTGTttactacaatgttcattttgatccATGAGTATTTGAGCCATGGCGTTCGAGAATCTGACAAATTCTGGGGGGttagggacaacaaattattttgacgatgcgtgagattttactcattttccagcattttgtgtgagatttactacttgaggagtgagattatactaccttggcgtgagaccatgAGTAaatgacccaatgcgtgagactcgcggccaatgcgtgagagttgacagccctgacttCATTGCCTATTGATAAATTtcgatattaaagccataatatatgatcttttaaaatgagtttggtcaatttttt is a window from the Amphiura filiformis chromosome 12, Afil_fr2py, whole genome shotgun sequence genome containing:
- the LOC140165953 gene encoding transportin-3-like: MMPDHAEVLFDLMQVDRQSVCTWLEVALKTLPAEYSDGRINATQKQLTDFHKAVTSAEELKAVTYAVRDFCRLFSWKSRLKFLL